A DNA window from Longimicrobiaceae bacterium contains the following coding sequences:
- a CDS encoding ABC transporter ATP-binding protein, with product MLTVSNLSKTYANGVHALRGVDLSIGRGLFGLLGPNGAGKSTLMRTLATLQEPDTGSIAFDGNDVLRDPQAHRRHLGYLPQDFGVYPGVSALDLLDHLALLKEVTDRRERREQVEALLHQTNLWAHRKKAVSGYSGGMRQRFGIAQALLGDPRLIIVDEPTAGLDPEERNRFHNLLAEVSEQIVVILSTHIVEDVRQLCPRMAILADGRILREGAPRQLIAELDGRVWRKTVEKASVDAYRASLAVLSTQLFEGKTLLHVVADERPEPGFEAVAPDLEDVYFSVLSARRAA from the coding sequence CGCCAACGGGGTGCACGCGCTGCGTGGCGTGGACCTCTCCATCGGCCGCGGGCTTTTCGGGCTGCTGGGGCCCAACGGCGCGGGCAAGAGCACGCTCATGCGCACCCTGGCCACGCTCCAGGAGCCCGACACCGGCAGCATCGCCTTCGACGGCAACGACGTGCTGCGCGACCCGCAGGCGCACCGGCGGCACCTGGGCTACCTGCCGCAAGACTTCGGCGTGTACCCGGGCGTGAGCGCGCTGGACCTGCTGGACCACCTTGCGCTGCTCAAGGAGGTAACCGACCGCCGCGAGCGCCGCGAGCAGGTGGAGGCGCTGCTGCACCAGACCAACCTGTGGGCGCACCGCAAGAAGGCCGTGAGCGGCTACAGCGGCGGCATGCGCCAGCGCTTCGGCATCGCGCAGGCGCTGCTGGGCGACCCGCGGCTCATCATCGTCGACGAGCCCACGGCGGGGCTCGACCCCGAGGAGCGCAACCGCTTCCACAACCTGCTGGCGGAGGTGAGCGAGCAGATCGTGGTCATCCTCTCCACGCACATCGTGGAAGACGTGCGGCAGCTCTGCCCGCGCATGGCGATCCTGGCCGACGGCCGCATCCTGCGCGAGGGCGCGCCGCGGCAGCTCATCGCGGAGCTGGACGGCCGCGTGTGGCGAAAGACGGTGGAGAAGGCGTCGGTAGATGCGTACCGCGCCTCGCTGGCCGTGCTCTCCACGCAGCTCTTCGAAGGCAAGACGCTGCTGCACGTGGTGGCCGACGAGCGGCCGGAGCCCGGCTTCGAGGCCGTGGCGCCGGACCTGGAGGACGTCTACTTCTCGGTGCTCTCGGCCCGCCGGGCGGCGTGA